A part of Carassius carassius chromosome 4, fCarCar2.1, whole genome shotgun sequence genomic DNA contains:
- the LOC132140001 gene encoding F-box/WD repeat-containing protein 8-like produces the protein MEEDELSTFRERWKQELKKNTKTSCKDKERYFGHPSKDSSSLHQSASFWEKQSNAAHQSQQTPKDQPQYVSIAEGLLDGRSSPLLDRIEQERTRRRRAPDSEAPNTDAPHKKANKCQKLLEQFLQDLNEMNDIPFFDVELPYELALKIFYFLGRTDLGRCAQVSKSWKVLAEDEVLWHRLCLEEGYHNGAGISDSPCWKSTLRDCRNTESMVKSNWKNRVGSIRHLQYELGKVLCDVSSCAGLVIAGYTSGDVRLWNTLHWDKSYLHPTHFIRDETPAPYVSHVRINKTVATAAYENGCVDVWSTETGLEPIHQYQHLQRVHALDLSPDSPVLASASGPDVRVDSPDEQSYWRSQCLVQLPKPVDGVFVVPGRRDFPLVTAWAGESVYLLDSRWNEEQEPRVLHSVYGHPVTCVDVSPGRAALGIKSCGWGMNDGGNKIQVYSLETSQCELTVGNSAGDFTCVNLRDSHPHLLVCGNKDRRVRVFDLRTGSSVVSLYAHHMGVTTIQADDWKIVSGGGEGLVSVWEMRIGAKLWEMHNRHPVRHIRFNSSSLVTANVPDEKNPRGACITDDDLTAHRRYRGLICHYDFSMDSSTPDHVLPICRSNYTESSGYNYNIGLAMPYDVLKIT, from the exons ATGGAAGAGGACGAGCTTTCGACCTTCCGAGAGCGATGGAAACAGGAGTTAAAGAAAAATACCAAGACATCATGTAAAGACAAAGAGAGGTATTTTGGGCATCCCAGCAAAGACAGCTCATCTCTTCACCAGAGCGCGAGCTTTTGGGAGAAACAGAGCAATGCGGCGCACCAAAGTCAACAAACACCAAAAGACCAGCCGCAGTATGTGTCGATCGCAGAGGGTTTGTTGGACGGCAGAAGCAGTCCACTGCTGGACAGAATCGAGCAGGAGCGAACGCGCAGGAGGCGCGCTCCCGATAGCGAGGCGCCCAACACGGACGCGCCCCACAAAAAAGCCAACAAGTGCCAGAAACTGCTCGAGCAGTTCCTTCAGGACCTG aaTGAGATGAATGACATCCCGTTCTTTGATGTGGAGTTGCCTTATGAACTGGCGCTCAAGATTTTCTACTTCTTGGGCAGAACCGATCTAGGACGTTGTGCCCAG GTGTCTAAATCCTGGAAGGTGCTGGCTGAGGATGAGGTCCTGTGGCATAGATTGTGCCTGGAGGAAGGTTATCACAATGGGGCAGGTATCTCTGACTCCCCCTGCTGGAAGAGCACTCTTCGAGACTGCCGCAACACTGAGAGCATGGTGAAGTCAAACTGGAAG AATCGCGTTGGGTCCATTCGTCATCTGCAGTATGAGTTAGGAAAGGTGTTGTGTGACGTCAGTTCCTGTGCTGGTCTTGTGATTGCTGG CTACACCTCTGGTGATGTCCGCCTGTGGAACACGCTTCACTGGGACAAATCTTACCTGCATCCCACACATTTCATCAGAGATGAAACCCCTGCACCTTATGTTAGTCACGTACGCATCAATAAGACAGTAGCCACAGCCGCTTATGAGAAtg GCTGTGTAGATGTGTGGAGCACTGAAACAGGTCTTGAGCCCATTCATCAGTACCAGCACCTCCAGAGGGTTCATGCTTTGGATCTAAGTCCCGATAGTCCGGTTTTGGCCTCTGCATCAGGACCAGATGTGCGAGTGGACTCCCCAGATGAGCAGAGCTACTGGAGATCACAATGTCTCGTTCAGTTACCAAAGCCT GTAGATGGGGTATTTGTGGTGCCAGGGAGGCGGGACTTCCCTTTGGTCACAGCATGGGCAGGTGAGAGTGTTTACCTGCTGGATTCCAGATGGAATGAAGAACAGGAACCAAGAGTTCTTCACTCTGTATACGGCCATCCAGTGACCTGTGTAGACGTGTCACCCGGCAGAGCTGCACTGGGGATCAAGAGCTGCGGATGGGGCATGAACGACGGGGGAAACAAG ATTCAGGTGTACAGCCTGGAAACCAGCCAGTGCGAGCTGACCGTGGGGAACTCGGCGGGAGACTTCACCTGCGTCAACCTGAGAGACAGCCACCCTCACCTGCTGGTGTGTGGGAACAAAGACAGGCG CGTGAGAGTGTTTGACTTGCGTACGGGCTCCTCAGTCGTCTCTTTATATGCCCATCACATGGGCGTGACCACCATCCAGGCAGATGATTGGAAGATCGTAAGCGGCGGTGGCGAGGGATTGGTCAGTGTGTGGGAAATGAGGATAGGAGCCAAACTCTGGGAAATGCACAACAG ACACCCGGTTCGCCACATACGGTTCAACAGCAGCTCCCTGGTGACGGCCAACGTCCCTGATGAGAAGAACCCTCGTGGGGCTTGTATCACAG